The Streptomyces phaeolivaceus genome has a window encoding:
- a CDS encoding maleate cis-trans isomerase family protein — translation MSVSFLGGPRPQRGVGVIAPFDFALDRELWRWVPDDVSLHLTRTPYVPVEVSLDLARLVSEHETLHEAVRALNEVAPEVVAYACTSGSFVGGVAGERAMGEALTRAGAAHAVTTSGAMLAALAEVNARRIALVTPYTVSVTQSLEEYLAEAGVLVTGRASLGLVRHIWKVPYHDVVAMAHRAVRDSPPDALFISCTNLPTYDVIPQLEAELRMPVLSANQVTIWAALRHLGTRAVGPYQALIDESAKQTFGRGPVPPPPVLPEEQEGWA, via the coding sequence ATGAGCGTCTCCTTCCTCGGTGGACCCCGTCCGCAGCGCGGCGTCGGTGTCATCGCCCCGTTCGACTTCGCCCTCGACCGCGAACTGTGGCGCTGGGTCCCGGACGACGTCTCCCTGCACCTCACCCGGACCCCGTACGTGCCCGTCGAGGTCAGCCTCGACCTGGCCCGGCTGGTCTCCGAGCACGAGACGCTGCACGAGGCGGTCCGGGCCCTGAACGAGGTCGCGCCCGAGGTCGTCGCCTACGCCTGCACCAGCGGCAGCTTCGTCGGTGGGGTCGCGGGGGAGCGCGCGATGGGCGAGGCGCTGACCCGCGCGGGCGCCGCGCACGCGGTCACGACCTCCGGCGCGATGCTCGCCGCGCTGGCCGAGGTGAACGCGCGCCGCATCGCCCTGGTCACCCCGTACACCGTCTCGGTCACCCAGTCCCTGGAGGAGTACCTCGCCGAGGCGGGCGTCCTGGTCACCGGCCGCGCCTCGCTCGGCCTGGTCCGGCACATCTGGAAGGTCCCGTACCACGACGTGGTCGCCATGGCGCACCGCGCGGTCCGTGACTCGCCCCCGGACGCCCTCTTCATCTCCTGCACCAACCTCCCCACGTACGACGTCATCCCCCAGCTGGAGGCGGAACTGCGGATGCCGGTTCTCTCGGCCAACCAGGTGACGATATGGGCGGCACTGCGTCATCTGGGTACTCGGGCGGTGGGCCCGTACCAGGCTCTGATCGACGAGTCGGCCAAACAGACGTTTGGCCGAGGGCCTGTACCGCCGCCGCCCGTACTGCCGGAAGAACAGGAAGGTTGGGCATGA
- a CDS encoding AAA domain-containing protein, producing MTSPEAVLDPGAAAGRATDAILRDTLHGDARGVVVDSPPGAGKSTLVVRAALELASAGRPLMVIAQTNAQVDDLVIRLAEKDPDLPVGRLHSSDSDPYDKALDDLSHVRKSTKAGDLAGLDVVISTAAKWAHVKGVEPWRHAIVDEAYQMRSDALLAVAGLFERALFVGDPGQLDPFAIVGSEQWAGLSYDPSASAVTTLLAHNPELPQHRLPVSWRLPASAAPLVSDAFYPFTPFRSGTDHGDRRLGFAVPSDGSGPDRVIDEAAESGWGLLELPARHTPRTDPEAVRAVARVVRRLLDRGGAATSERSAEPVPLTADRIAVGTAHRDQAAAVRSALAELGVADVVVDTANRLQGREYDVTVVLHPLSGRPDATAFHLETGRLCVLASRHRHACIVVCRAGVTDLLDDHPSTEPVQLGVTVKFPDGWEANHAVLAELGEHRVAWRP from the coding sequence GTGACCAGCCCCGAGGCCGTGCTCGACCCCGGGGCGGCGGCCGGCCGCGCCACCGACGCGATCCTGCGCGACACGCTGCACGGGGACGCGCGCGGGGTCGTCGTCGACTCGCCGCCCGGCGCCGGGAAGTCCACGCTGGTGGTCCGCGCCGCGCTGGAACTCGCCTCCGCCGGGCGCCCGCTGATGGTCATCGCACAGACGAACGCGCAGGTCGACGACCTGGTGATCCGGCTCGCCGAGAAGGACCCGGACCTCCCGGTCGGCCGGCTGCACAGCAGCGACAGCGACCCGTACGACAAGGCGCTGGACGACCTGTCGCACGTACGGAAGTCGACGAAGGCGGGCGATCTGGCCGGGCTGGACGTGGTGATCTCCACGGCCGCGAAGTGGGCGCACGTCAAGGGCGTCGAGCCGTGGCGGCACGCGATCGTCGACGAGGCGTACCAGATGCGGTCGGACGCGCTGCTGGCCGTGGCGGGGCTGTTCGAACGGGCGCTGTTCGTGGGTGACCCGGGGCAGCTGGACCCGTTCGCGATCGTCGGCAGCGAGCAGTGGGCGGGGCTGTCGTACGACCCGTCGGCCTCGGCGGTGACCACCCTGCTGGCCCACAATCCCGAGCTGCCGCAGCACCGGCTGCCGGTGTCGTGGCGGCTCCCGGCGTCGGCGGCGCCCCTGGTCTCCGACGCGTTCTACCCCTTCACCCCCTTCCGCAGCGGCACGGACCACGGGGACCGGCGGCTCGGGTTCGCGGTGCCGTCGGACGGCTCCGGCCCCGACCGGGTCATCGACGAGGCCGCCGAATCCGGGTGGGGCCTGCTGGAGCTGCCGGCCCGGCACACGCCCCGCACCGACCCCGAGGCGGTACGGGCGGTCGCGCGGGTCGTAAGGCGGCTCCTCGACCGGGGCGGGGCGGCGACCTCGGAGCGGTCCGCGGAGCCCGTGCCGCTGACCGCCGACCGGATCGCCGTCGGCACGGCCCATCGCGACCAGGCCGCCGCGGTGCGCTCCGCGCTGGCGGAGCTGGGGGTCGCGGACGTGGTGGTCGACACGGCGAACCGGCTCCAGGGGCGGGAGTACGACGTCACGGTCGTCCTCCACCCGCTCTCCGGGCGGCCCGACGCGACGGCGTTCCATCTGGAGACCGGGCGCCTGTGCGTCCTCGCCTCCCGGCACCGGCACGCCTGCATCGTGGTGTGCCGCGCGGGCGTCACCGACCTCCTCGACGACCATCCGTCCACCGAGCCGGTCCAACTCGGCGTCACCGTGAAGTTCCCGGACGGCTGGGAGGCGAACCACGCGGTGCTGGCGGAGCTGGGGGAACATCGGGTGGCCTGGCGGCCTTAG
- a CDS encoding putative bifunctional diguanylate cyclase/phosphodiesterase — protein sequence MSGTSQGPAPAADLVRPAITERNVHASVPSSSPASGPAAFSVAPLAMAVVDRDGLVVTANGAMGSLLGTGGEPLVGRVAADLVGLASDTRTWHAYREVLRGRQARLRCTRRLKQPDGTWLWVQVSVAPLPEEERAVLLSVTDISANRQLQARLRHLQMHDPVTRLPNRTLFFEQLSAALEREAYDEAGTGRIGLVYLDLDGFKAVNDTLGHRVGDRLLTAVAERLTRCADEAALLRTAGTAAGAPLVARLGGDEFALLVEDSTGTEQLADLADSVLKALQAPFDLAGQRLSVSASIGVVERQSASTTATGLMQAADTTLYWAKADGKARWTLFDPERNAHRMTRQALSSTLRAAVGRGEFVLEYQPLVGMAQGEVRGVEALVRWHHPTFGLLTPNRFISLAEEDGSIVQLGRWILATACRQARRWQIDHPERAPIFVSVNVAVRQVWDSDLVADVAEILAETGLAPHLLQLELTESALMGSAGRPLQALKALSDMGVRIAIDDFGTGYSNLAYLSRLPVSVLKLDGAFVRGFQYEGGEENGGPGGAGAADVGDAGQPNPADEIIVEALVQLAHRLGLSVTAEGVETDAQASRLRRLGCDTGQGWLYSRAVSPERIAELLGAAACPQA from the coding sequence GTGAGCGGAACGTCCCAAGGGCCGGCGCCCGCGGCAGACCTCGTCCGGCCGGCGATTACAGAACGTAACGTCCATGCGTCAGTTCCGTCGTCGAGTCCGGCGTCGGGGCCAGCCGCCTTCTCCGTCGCGCCGCTCGCCATGGCCGTCGTCGACCGGGACGGGCTGGTCGTCACGGCGAACGGGGCGATGGGGTCCCTGCTCGGCACGGGCGGGGAGCCGCTCGTCGGGCGGGTCGCCGCCGATCTGGTGGGCCTCGCCTCGGACACCCGTACCTGGCACGCGTACCGCGAGGTGCTGCGCGGCCGGCAGGCCCGGCTGCGCTGTACGCGCCGACTCAAACAGCCCGACGGGACCTGGTTGTGGGTACAGGTGTCGGTGGCTCCGCTGCCCGAGGAGGAGCGGGCGGTCCTGTTGTCGGTCACCGACATCAGCGCCAACCGTCAGCTTCAGGCCAGGCTCCGCCATCTCCAGATGCACGACCCGGTGACCAGGCTCCCCAACCGCACCCTCTTCTTCGAACAGCTCTCCGCCGCCCTCGAACGGGAGGCGTACGACGAGGCCGGCACCGGCCGGATCGGCCTGGTCTATCTGGACCTGGACGGCTTCAAGGCGGTCAACGACACCCTCGGCCATCGCGTCGGCGACCGCCTCCTGACGGCCGTCGCCGAGCGGCTCACCCGGTGCGCCGACGAGGCCGCGCTGCTCCGCACCGCCGGCACGGCGGCCGGGGCGCCGCTGGTGGCAAGACTGGGTGGTGACGAGTTCGCGCTGCTCGTGGAGGACTCCACCGGCACCGAGCAGCTCGCCGATCTGGCCGACTCGGTCCTCAAGGCGCTGCAGGCGCCCTTCGATCTGGCCGGGCAGCGGCTGTCCGTCTCCGCCTCCATCGGGGTCGTCGAACGGCAGTCGGCGAGTACGACGGCGACGGGGCTGATGCAGGCCGCCGACACCACGCTGTACTGGGCGAAGGCCGACGGCAAGGCCCGCTGGACGCTGTTCGACCCGGAGCGCAACGCCCACCGGATGACCCGTCAGGCCCTGTCGTCCACGCTGCGGGCGGCCGTCGGGCGGGGCGAGTTCGTCCTTGAGTACCAGCCGCTGGTGGGTATGGCGCAGGGCGAGGTGCGCGGGGTCGAGGCGCTGGTGCGCTGGCATCACCCGACGTTCGGTCTGTTGACGCCGAATCGGTTCATCTCACTGGCGGAGGAGGACGGTTCGATCGTCCAGCTCGGACGGTGGATTCTGGCCACCGCCTGCCGGCAGGCCCGGCGCTGGCAGATCGACCACCCCGAGCGGGCGCCGATCTTCGTCAGTGTGAACGTCGCCGTCCGTCAGGTCTGGGACTCCGACCTGGTCGCCGATGTCGCCGAGATCCTCGCGGAGACCGGTCTCGCCCCGCATCTGCTGCAACTGGAACTCACCGAGTCCGCGCTGATGGGCTCCGCAGGCCGCCCCCTCCAGGCCCTCAAGGCCCTGAGCGACATGGGCGTCCGTATCGCCATCGACGACTTCGGCACCGGCTACTCCAACCTCGCGTACCTCAGCCGGCTGCCGGTGTCGGTGCTGAAGCTGGACGGGGCGTTCGTCCGGGGGTTCCAGTACGAGGGCGGGGAGGAGAACGGGGGTCCCGGCGGAGCCGGGGCCGCCGATGTCGGGGACGCCGGGCAGCCCAACCCCGCCGACGAGATCATCGTCGAGGCACTCGTCCAACTCGCCCACCGGCTGGGGCTGTCCGTCACGGCCGAGGGCGTGGAGACCGACGCCCAGGCCTCCCGGCTCCGCCGGCTCGGCTGCGACACCGGGCAGGGGTGGCTGTACTCCCGCGCGGTGTCACCGGAACGGATCGCGGAGCTGCTGGGGGCCGCGGCCTGCCCTCAGGCCTGA
- a CDS encoding histidine phosphatase family protein has product MAPRILLARHGQTEWSLLGKHTGRTDIPLLEEGRRGAKLLGERLHRSPLDGLPGVDVRTSPLSRARETCQLAGFGERATEWDTLMEVDYGAYEGLTPAEIQAFRPGWLMWRDGVPEGETLDQLSARADEVVAWARGGDRDVLVFAHGHILRSIAARWLGLDLTFAARVRLNPTSLSVLGWAYGDPAIESWNDTGHLVG; this is encoded by the coding sequence ATGGCACCGCGCATCCTGCTGGCCCGACACGGACAGACGGAATGGTCCCTGCTCGGGAAGCACACCGGCAGGACGGACATCCCGCTCCTCGAAGAGGGCCGGCGCGGTGCCAAGCTTCTCGGGGAGCGCCTCCACCGGTCGCCCCTGGACGGGCTGCCCGGTGTCGACGTCCGCACGAGTCCCCTCTCCCGCGCGCGTGAGACATGCCAACTGGCCGGCTTCGGCGAGCGGGCCACCGAGTGGGACACGCTCATGGAGGTGGACTACGGGGCGTACGAGGGACTCACGCCCGCCGAGATCCAGGCCTTCCGCCCCGGCTGGCTCATGTGGCGCGACGGTGTGCCGGAGGGGGAGACCCTCGACCAGCTCTCCGCGCGCGCGGACGAGGTGGTGGCGTGGGCGCGCGGCGGGGACCGCGATGTGCTGGTCTTCGCCCACGGGCACATCCTGCGGTCCATAGCCGCGCGCTGGCTCGGCCTCGACCTCACCTTCGCCGCCCGCGTCCGCCTCAACCCGACGTCCCTGTCGGTCCTCGGCTGGGCCTACGGCGACCCGGCGATCGAGTCCTGGAACGACACCGGCCACCTGGTCGGCTAG
- a CDS encoding phosphatase PAP2 family protein, producing the protein MPQTEATEAPVTRRTGAPVTEEAAASARLRWWTELPLILLVYGAYSAGRLLARGDTSHAVEHGLTILRIEKVLWLNAEHPLNRLFTREPWIGIPADFWYASLHYLVTPALLVWLFRSRTVRYRAARTWLLTSTFIGLVGFTLLPTCPPRLLAPAHGFVDTMAQYSSWGWWGGEASAPRGLGGMTNQYAAMPSLHVGWALWCGVILWRFGGGSRLVRTAAVAYPLITTIVVMGTANHYFLDAVAGAAVMGAGLLLTPLVLRIADQWRVSLGLATVAGERFGGAGRRSAQETSEGRPAREPARPATVASQGSISPIVSGGCQTSPGERFPRQRTSDPEPGAAPSQAGDGAPAAAR; encoded by the coding sequence ATGCCGCAGACCGAGGCGACCGAGGCACCGGTTACCAGAAGGACCGGAGCACCGGTTACCGAGGAGGCGGCGGCGAGCGCGCGGCTGCGCTGGTGGACCGAGCTGCCGCTGATCCTGCTGGTGTACGGGGCGTACTCGGCCGGCCGACTGCTGGCCCGCGGCGACACCTCCCACGCCGTGGAGCACGGTCTGACGATCCTGCGTATCGAGAAGGTCCTGTGGCTCAACGCCGAGCATCCGCTGAACCGCCTGTTCACCCGTGAACCCTGGATAGGGATACCCGCCGACTTCTGGTACGCCTCGCTGCACTACCTGGTCACGCCCGCGCTGCTGGTCTGGCTCTTCAGGTCCCGCACCGTGCGCTACCGCGCGGCCCGCACCTGGCTGCTGACCTCCACCTTCATCGGCCTGGTCGGCTTCACGCTGCTCCCCACCTGCCCGCCCCGGCTGCTCGCCCCGGCGCACGGATTCGTGGACACCATGGCCCAGTACAGCTCGTGGGGCTGGTGGGGCGGCGAGGCCAGCGCGCCCCGGGGCCTGGGCGGCATGACCAACCAGTACGCGGCGATGCCGAGCCTGCACGTCGGCTGGGCGCTGTGGTGCGGGGTGATCCTCTGGCGCTTCGGCGGCGGCTCCCGTCTCGTACGGACCGCGGCCGTCGCGTATCCGCTGATCACCACGATCGTGGTGATGGGCACCGCGAACCACTACTTCCTCGACGCGGTGGCGGGCGCCGCCGTGATGGGGGCGGGCCTGCTGCTGACCCCGCTGGTGCTGCGGATCGCGGACCAGTGGCGGGTCTCGCTCGGCCTCGCGACGGTGGCCGGGGAGCGGTTCGGCGGCGCGGGCCGGCGTTCCGCGCAGGAGACCTCCGAGGGACGTCCCGCGCGGGAGCCCGCCCGCCCCGCCACAGTGGCCTCGCAGGGCTCGATCTCCCCGATTGTCAGTGGCGGGTGCCAGACTTCCCCGGGTGAGCGATTTCCACGGCAGCGGACCAGCGACCCCGAGCCGGGTGCCGCCCCCTCGCAAGCAGGGGACGGCGCTCCGGCAGCGGCTCGCTGA
- a CDS encoding bifunctional DNA primase/polymerase: MSAEVGTGRYPRDGVDVAGVTVDGAAWLASAGTYPRSTLTLWEERPAAPVVLPCGTVFDVVSVPAIFGRRMLDRLWDGGPGSGPVAVYRGRMLLFASPGTAHRLPSLLEWEEWGSPGRTGAVPPLLCHGIGDAVTVPAVLTPDGPDAPGGPGVTRLGSRWLVAPDTLRPWLPGPEVLLWAAVRAARSSASATVRVSIFPPADQGAKVYDVSRRR; this comes from the coding sequence ATGAGCGCTGAAGTGGGGACGGGCAGGTACCCGCGGGACGGGGTCGATGTCGCGGGCGTCACGGTCGACGGGGCGGCTTGGCTGGCCTCGGCAGGAACGTATCCGCGCAGCACGCTGACGCTGTGGGAAGAGCGGCCGGCCGCGCCGGTGGTGCTGCCCTGCGGCACCGTCTTCGACGTGGTCAGCGTGCCGGCGATCTTCGGGCGCCGCATGCTCGACCGGCTGTGGGACGGCGGCCCCGGCTCGGGACCGGTCGCCGTCTACCGCGGACGCATGCTGCTGTTCGCCTCCCCCGGCACCGCCCATCGGCTGCCCTCCCTCCTGGAGTGGGAGGAGTGGGGCTCCCCCGGCCGCACCGGCGCCGTCCCGCCGCTCCTGTGCCACGGCATCGGCGACGCGGTCACCGTCCCGGCCGTCCTCACCCCCGACGGCCCCGACGCCCCCGGCGGCCCCGGTGTCACCCGGCTCGGATCCCGCTGGCTGGTCGCCCCGGACACCCTGCGACCTTGGCTTCCGGGGCCCGAGGTACTGCTCTGGGCGGCCGTCCGGGCGGCCCGGTCGAGTGCCTCCGCGACCGTGCGGGTATCGATTTTTCCTCCCGCCGATCAGGGTGCTAAGGTCTACGACGTCAGCAGGCGCCGCTAG
- a CDS encoding maleate cis-trans isomerase family protein, with product MTALGFLYPGHSAEDDYPRMEQLLGSDIRVDVVHTDIGEDAHRVDALREMGAPERLAVGCEALRMSGAEAVVWACTSGSFVYGYEGAHDQIRALARAAGLPASSTSFAFAHAAGELGATKVAVAATYPDDVARLFVDFLAAAGIEVLSVRGAGIVTAAEVGTWTLDDVLTLARAADHPDADALLLPDTALHTASHIPTLEKELGKPVLTANQVTVWEALRLADRRVNAPRLGKLFTREPLVQA from the coding sequence ATGACCGCACTCGGTTTCCTCTACCCGGGCCACTCCGCCGAGGACGACTATCCGCGCATGGAGCAACTGCTCGGCAGCGACATCCGGGTGGACGTGGTGCACACCGACATCGGCGAGGACGCCCACCGCGTGGACGCCCTGCGCGAGATGGGCGCCCCCGAACGCCTCGCCGTGGGCTGCGAGGCCCTGCGCATGTCCGGCGCCGAGGCCGTCGTCTGGGCCTGCACCAGCGGCAGCTTCGTGTACGGCTACGAGGGCGCCCACGACCAGATCCGCGCCCTCGCCCGCGCGGCCGGCCTCCCCGCCTCCTCCACGTCCTTCGCCTTCGCCCACGCGGCCGGGGAACTGGGCGCCACCAAGGTCGCCGTCGCCGCCACCTACCCCGACGACGTGGCCCGCCTCTTCGTCGACTTCCTGGCGGCGGCGGGCATCGAGGTCCTCTCCGTGCGGGGCGCGGGCATCGTCACGGCGGCGGAGGTGGGCACCTGGACCCTGGACGACGTCCTCACCCTCGCCCGCGCGGCCGACCACCCGGACGCGGACGCCCTCCTCCTCCCCGACACGGCCCTGCACACCGCCTCCCACATCCCCACCCTGGAGAAGGAACTCGGCAAACCGGTCCTCACCGCCAACCAGGTCACGGTCTGGGAGGCCCTGAGGCTGGCGGACAGGAGGGTCAACGCACCACGCCTGGGCAAACTGTTCACCCGAGAGCCGCTGGTACAGGCCTGA
- a CDS encoding M6 family metalloprotease domain-containing protein, which translates to MQRPLPWKELLGDRAPTLRSTAAMLTSLTALAATSLIAAPSAVPLSEPCTLRRTQAHHSEGLDTWNSAYPRPTRDLDAVLVFLSFPDAAPLTTPAELTADHFPATSEFFERASYGKFALRPHPRREWLEMPQPSTAYAIRRDWSATHRAAYLRDALATADPHVDFSRYDIVYFVADPHAPGVDSDATKVVNLESPLEVDGAGLRRVVTVFERHPPDRLVLAHETGHVFDLPDLYHRPADGKGDWDTHVGDWDLMGSQFALAPDLFAWHKWKLGWLEPRQVTCVRGTGTTRLTLEAVGAGPKGAYEGEAVGYAGAGPEGEGAGGAVAGHGVRGFGVGRGTKLAVVRTGPDSALAIEARGAVGNDGSVCTQGVLVYRIRGGAESGGGPIEVLDAHPRTEACWEESVYPPLADAPVAVGESFTVPGEGVRVAVEGRTATGAWTVRITRGR; encoded by the coding sequence GTGCAGCGTCCGCTCCCCTGGAAGGAACTCCTCGGCGACCGGGCGCCCACTCTGCGCAGTACAGCGGCCATGCTCACCTCCCTCACCGCACTGGCCGCGACCTCCCTGATCGCGGCTCCCTCCGCCGTACCGCTGTCGGAGCCGTGCACCCTGCGGCGCACCCAGGCTCATCACTCGGAGGGCCTCGACACCTGGAATTCCGCGTATCCACGCCCCACCCGCGACCTCGACGCCGTACTCGTATTCTTGTCATTCCCGGACGCGGCCCCTCTCACCACACCGGCCGAGCTGACCGCGGATCACTTTCCGGCCACCAGTGAGTTCTTCGAACGCGCCTCGTACGGCAAGTTCGCGCTCCGCCCCCATCCGCGCCGTGAGTGGCTGGAGATGCCGCAGCCCTCGACGGCGTACGCCATACGACGCGACTGGAGCGCGACGCATCGGGCGGCCTACCTCAGGGACGCGCTGGCCACGGCCGATCCGCATGTCGACTTCTCCCGCTACGACATCGTGTACTTCGTCGCCGACCCGCACGCGCCCGGTGTCGACTCGGACGCGACGAAGGTGGTCAACCTCGAATCCCCGCTGGAGGTCGACGGGGCGGGCCTTCGCCGGGTCGTCACCGTGTTCGAGCGGCATCCGCCGGACCGCCTGGTCCTCGCCCATGAGACGGGCCATGTCTTCGACCTCCCCGACCTCTACCACCGCCCCGCCGACGGCAAGGGCGACTGGGACACCCATGTCGGCGACTGGGACCTCATGGGCAGCCAGTTCGCCCTGGCCCCCGACCTGTTCGCCTGGCACAAGTGGAAGCTCGGCTGGCTGGAACCGCGCCAGGTGACATGCGTACGGGGGACGGGGACCACGCGGTTGACGCTGGAGGCGGTGGGGGCGGGGCCGAAGGGGGCGTACGAGGGGGAGGCCGTCGGGTACGCCGGTGCCGGTCCCGAGGGCGAGGGTGCCGGCGGGGCCGTGGCCGGACACGGGGTGCGGGGCTTCGGTGTCGGCCGGGGGACGAAGCTGGCGGTCGTCCGTACCGGGCCCGACAGCGCCCTCGCGATCGAGGCGCGGGGCGCGGTCGGCAACGACGGGTCCGTCTGTACGCAGGGCGTCCTCGTCTACCGCATCCGCGGCGGCGCCGAGTCCGGCGGCGGCCCCATCGAGGTCCTCGACGCCCATCCGCGTACCGAGGCCTGCTGGGAGGAGTCCGTGTACCCGCCGCTCGCGGACGCGCCGGTGGCGGTGGGGGAGAGCTTCACGGTGCCGGGGGAGGGTGTGCGGGTGGCGGTGGAGGGGCGTACGGCCACCGGGGCGTGGACGGTGCGGATCACGAGGGGGCGATGA
- a CDS encoding LLM class flavin-dependent oxidoreductase has product MTPAEIRGETKGTAPVPLSVLDLVTVGAGRTATDALRTSVTLARQAEARGYHRYWVAEHHSMPGVASSSPAVILAHLAAHTTRIRLGSGGVMLPNHAPLVIAEQFGTLEAMAPGRVDLGLGRAPGTDGATAAALRRGALPHARLRSSGGTSTHEGADDFPEQLAELTRFLDDDFPYGHPYGRVHAVPGPIQSTSPGGVQSPHRPPIWLLGSSGFSARLAGSLGLPFAFAHHFSARNTIPALDLYRESFRASPVLDAPYALIGVSALAADEEKEARRQVRAAALNMVRLRTGRPGLVPTPQEAEAYEFSVVEQDFIDSWNADVVHGTVDEVRVRLDDLQKRTGADELMLTTHAHSPDIRLRSYELIADAYDLPRIPRTDTEVDPQA; this is encoded by the coding sequence GTGACCCCAGCCGAGATACGAGGCGAAACCAAGGGCACCGCCCCGGTCCCCCTCTCCGTCCTCGACCTGGTCACCGTGGGCGCGGGCCGCACCGCCACGGACGCCCTCCGCACCAGCGTCACCCTCGCCCGCCAGGCGGAGGCCCGCGGCTACCACCGCTACTGGGTCGCCGAACACCACTCCATGCCCGGCGTCGCCTCGTCCTCCCCGGCCGTGATCCTCGCCCACCTCGCCGCCCACACCACCCGCATCCGCCTCGGCTCGGGCGGCGTGATGCTCCCCAACCACGCCCCCCTGGTCATCGCGGAGCAGTTCGGCACCCTCGAAGCCATGGCCCCCGGCCGCGTGGACCTCGGCCTCGGCCGCGCCCCCGGCACGGACGGCGCCACCGCCGCCGCCCTCCGCCGCGGCGCCCTCCCCCACGCTCGGCTGCGCTCCAGCGGGGGGACCTCCACCCACGAGGGCGCCGACGACTTCCCCGAGCAACTCGCGGAGCTGACCCGCTTCCTGGACGACGACTTCCCCTACGGCCACCCCTACGGCCGTGTCCACGCGGTCCCGGGCCCGATCCAGAGCACCTCACCCGGCGGTGTGCAGTCCCCGCACCGCCCCCCGATCTGGCTGCTCGGCTCCTCCGGCTTCAGCGCCCGGCTGGCCGGTTCCCTCGGCCTCCCCTTCGCCTTCGCCCACCACTTCTCCGCGCGCAACACGATTCCGGCGCTCGACCTCTACCGCGAGTCGTTCCGCGCCTCGCCGGTCCTGGACGCCCCGTACGCGCTGATCGGTGTCTCCGCCCTCGCCGCCGACGAGGAGAAGGAGGCCCGCCGCCAGGTCAGGGCCGCCGCGCTCAACATGGTCCGGCTGCGCACCGGCCGCCCCGGTCTCGTCCCGACGCCTCAGGAGGCGGAGGCGTACGAATTCAGCGTGGTCGAGCAGGACTTCATCGACTCCTGGAACGCGGACGTCGTCCACGGCACGGTCGACGAGGTCCGCGTCCGCCTCGACGACCTCCAGAAGCGCACGGGCGCCGACGAGTTGATGCTCACCACCCACGCCCACAGCCCCGACATCCGCCTGCGCTCGTACGAACTGATCGCGGACGCCTACGACTTGCCGCGCATCCCTCGTACCGACACCGAGGTCGACCCTCAGGCCTGA
- a CDS encoding LUD domain-containing protein → MGLRRPGDRVLERHRPPGRLGPVAERSSAGPERSSTFLSRCARGGASRGCAPPGCGGPGRERFQGRWDFFARTTHPGTIRLAAVTETGSLVLASGSGSQLPADAGGAAHAVRIVGAQKVVPDLSTAPRRVEEYALPLENTRAQEAYGVPGAVNRLLVLNAEPHPGRGTVLLLREDIGY, encoded by the coding sequence CTGGGCCTACGGCGACCCGGCGATCGAGTCCTGGAACGACACCGGCCACCTGGTCGGCTAGGGCCTGTCGCGGAGCGCTCCTCAGCCGGTCCCGAGCGCTCCTCGACGTTCCTCAGCCGGTGCGCCAGGGGCGGAGCTTCTCGGGGTTGCGCACCGCCCGGATGCGGTGGACCAGGTCGCGAGCGGTTCCAGGGCCGGTGGGACTTCTTCGCGCGGACCACCCACCCCGGCACGATCCGGCTCGCCGCCGTCACCGAGACCGGCTCGCTCGTCCTCGCCTCGGGCAGCGGCAGCCAGCTCCCCGCCGACGCGGGCGGCGCCGCGCACGCCGTCCGGATCGTCGGCGCGCAGAAGGTGGTGCCCGACCTGAGCACGGCGCCGCGCCGCGTCGAGGAGTACGCCCTCCCGCTGGAGAACACCCGCGCGCAGGAGGCGTACGGGGTGCCCGGCGCCGTCAACCGCCTGCTCGTCCTCAACGCGGAGCCCCACCCGGGGCGTGGCACGGTGCTGCTCCTCCGAGAGGACATCGGATACTGA